One Gemmatimonadota bacterium genomic window, TTCCGGACCTGAGAGCGGGAACTTGTCGATGTCGAAGCCCGACGCCGGCAGGTATCTCGACCACAGGTAGGTCAGGTTTTCGGGCTCGTGGAACGGGAGCGGCTTGAACAACACAGCGTTCGCCACGCTGAAGACCGACGTGTTGGCTGCTATGGCGATCCCGAGAGTCAGGATCGTGACCGCCGCGAACAAGGGCGCCCGTCTCAACTGACGCACCGCGTAGCTGAGGTCCTGTCGGAACTCGTCCCACCAACGTCGCCGGTTCATGTGCACGTCCCTTCTCGTCCCCAGGTCCCGGCAGCTCCGTTTTACGCGCTCCATGTCACCGAATCGCCGGACGGCTTCGGCCCGCGCCTCCTCTTCAGTCCACCCCTGTGCGACCAGTTCACGGACGCGCATGTCGACGTGGAACGAGAACTCCTCGTTCACCTCGCGCTCCACCGACGGTCGCATGATCCTGCGTCCCATCATCTCCCCCCGTCGCTTCACACCAGCTCAGATCGGCCGTAGCACAGTGGTGACCGCCGCACTGAAACGGAGCCATTCGTCTGTCTCGGCGTCGAGCTTGGCCTGACCACGCTCGGTGAGGCTGTAGAACTTGGCTCGGCGCTCCAGCTCGGAGACGCCCCACTCCGATATCAGAAGGCCCTTCTTCTCGAGTCGGTACAGCGCGGGGTACAGCGAGCCCTCTTCGACCCGGATTGCGTTCCCCGTTTGCTCCTCGATCCAGCGCGCCACGGCGTATCCATGGCG contains:
- a CDS encoding ABC transporter permease, whose translation is MKRRGEMMGRRIMRPSVEREVNEEFSFHVDMRVRELVAQGWTEEEARAEAVRRFGDMERVKRSCRDLGTRRDVHMNRRRWWDEFRQDLSYAVRQLRRAPLFAAVTILTLGIAIAANTSVFSVANAVLFKPLPFHEPENLTYLWSRYLPASGFDIDKFPLSGPEYLDYAESTETLESMGVFEPGSRSLTGETMDAERIRVGFVSHSVLPTLGVLPTLGRLFTPEEDVANGPAVTILGHGL
- a CDS encoding PadR family transcriptional regulator, producing the protein MPIAGTKLLHGTLDTLILKTLSYRPRHGYAVARWIEEQTGNAIRVEEGSLYPALYRLEKKGLLISEWGVSELERRAKFYSLTERGQAKLDAETDEWLRFSAAVTTVLRPI